The Sphingobacteriales bacterium nucleotide sequence ATCTACTTCTAATGCTCCATGTTGATTTAAAAATTCTCTTATTGCATTAACCATTTTTGTACGTTTAACAAAAGTTTCTCTTACTGTTGGATTTACAGTCAAATCAACATAACGCATGCGATAACGCAACTCTGGATCTACAAAAGCATCGTGTACATTGCCATGATCGTCTGTTTTTACAACTGGCAATGGTCTTAAAGATTTTGATAATAACGTAAATTCTGTTGCATGAACAGAAATTTCTCCAACTTTTGTTTTAAATACATATCCTTTGATACCAATAAAATCACCCAAGTCTAATAATTTAGTAAAAAGTGTGTCATATAAAGTTTTATCTTCTGTTGGACAAATATCATCACGGCGTACATATATTTGTATTCTTCCACTACTGTCTTGAAGTTCAGCAAAAGTAGCCTTTCCAGCAGGACGAGAAGCCATAAAACGACCAGCAATGCAAACTTCCTGATAATTTAAACGATTTTTAGTGCCATCCTCTAACACATCTTCTTTGTAATTTTCCTTTATCTCTTTTGCTGTAACATTTACTGGATACAATGGTGCTGGATAAGGATTGATACCTAATGCTTTAATTTTATCTAATTTCTCTCTTCTAATTTGCTCTTGTTCAGATATTTCGTGCATAACTTTAATTATTGTGTGAAAATAATATTCCATTTTATATTTTCAAACGATATGATATTAATAAAGAATTATAATTGATTTGAGTAGAACTATCATATCATTAATTACTCATAATAATAAAACAGAATATGCGTAAATACTTGTTTTTAGTGAATTTGCATCTCAATATATAAGTATAATTTTGCAGAAAGTTTACTTACATGGCAAAAAAAGAGAAAGAATATGAAGTAAAAGACCATCAACTATCAATCACATATATTCATGTCTGGCTAAAATTACTATGGCAAAATAAAATAAGCAAAAATAAATACCCAATGGTGTTTAGAATTACTTTGTTTGTAATACTTACACAACCTTTTCAATGGATACAAAAAATACTATTTCATTACAAAATTAGCAAAACTGATATCCATACAGTTTCTCCACTTTTTATTTTAGGACATTGGCGCAGTGGTACCACTCATTTGCATTACATTTTAGCAAGAGACAAACAATTTGCTTACTTAAGTAATTATCAATCATTTTTATTAAATGTAAGTTTAATAGGCAGAACTTGGTTAAAAGTATTGCTTAGTCCATTAATGCCAAATAAAAGACCACAAGACAATATGAAACTTACTGTAGATTCTCCAGCTGAAGAAGAACAACCACTTTCCAATCACACAACAAAAGCTGGTATTCATATTTTCTTTTTTCCTAAAAATATTAGCTATCATGAGAAATATCATTTGTTTAAAAATATTAGACCAAGAGAAAAAAGGAAATGGAAAAATGACTATACATTCTTACTCAAAACAATTGCATACATAAATGATAGCAAACCACTTTTATTAAAAAATCCACACAATACAGGAAGAGTGAATGAACTATTAGAATTATTCCCAAATGGAAAATTTGTTTTTATTCACAGAAATCCATATGAAACGTATCAATCGATGCAACATCATTATAAAAAAGTTTTAAGCACACAATTTTTACAAGATTTTAGCCAAGAAGAAATTCATGAATGAATATTGTATGTGTTTGAGTCAATTTTGATGAAATATTTAGCTGAAAAAAAACAAATTGCAGATAGCAATCTTTATGAAATTGCGTACACAGATTTAGAGGAACAACCGATAGTAATAATTGAAAACATGTACAAACACTTAAATATTCCAAATTTTGAACAAGCAAAGCCTGAAATTGAAGATTATATAAACTCTGTGAATCAATACGAAAAAAATAATTTCAATAATTTAGATGCAAAAATAATTCAAGACATTAATAAAAGATGGAAATTTGCCTTCGAAACTTGGAATTACAATATGATATAATATTATAAAAACTTCAAATTTGAGGTATTTTTCCATAAAATAGAAAAAAATACTATCTTTGCAACCACAAAATTCTACAGTTGTGGTATTACCAGACATCAAATTAATTAACGGAAGTGCTACTTTACATTTAGCTGAGAAAATAGCTAGTGCTTATGGTCAAGAATTAACTGATGTTGAAGTAATGCGCTTTTCAGATGGAGAGTTTGAACCAGTTATTCAAGAATCTGTAAGAGGCTCATATCTATTTTGTATTCAATCTACATTTGCTCCATCAGACAATCTAATGGAATTATTATTACTTATTGATGCACTAAAAGAGCTTCGGCAGGTTATATCATTGCTGTAATGCCTTATTTTGGATTAGCAAGACAAGATAGAAAAGACAAACCACGTGTAGCAATTGGCGCAAAATTAGTAGCAAATTTATTAGTAGCAGCAGGTGCTCAACGTGTAATGACGATGGACTTGCATGCACCACAAATACAAGGTTTTTTTGATATTCCAGTAGACCATTTAGATGCTTCAGCAATATTTTTCCCATACTTAAAAGAAATAAACCTAAGTGATGTCATTTTTGCATCACCAGATGTAGGAAGTACAAAACGTGCTAGAAATTATGCGATGCAATTCAACACAGATTTGGTAATATGTGATAAGTACAGAACAAAGCACAACGAAATTGAATCTATGCGACTAATTGGTAATGTAGAAGGAAAAAATGTTGTTTTGGTAGATGACTTAATAGATACTGGAGGCACTTTATGTACTGCAGCAAACTTAATCATGGAAAATGGTGCAAAAAGTGTACGTGCATTAATCACACATCCTGTTTTATCTGGAAAAGCATACGAAAAAATTGAAAATTCTGCATTAGAAGAATTAGTTGTTTGTAATACAATTCCATTAAAACAAGAAAGTAAAAAAATAAAAGTATTATCCGTGGCACCTTTGTTTGCGAAAGCAATCAGAAATGCGCACGAGTATAAATCTATAAATTCATTATTCATTCAAAAAAAGTAAAAAATTATGCAATCGATTACCATTAGCGGAAAAGCAAGAACACAGGTAGGCAAAAAAGCAACAAAAGCCGACAGAAATGATGGCAATGTTCCATGTGTTATGTATGCGGGAAACGAGGTGGTGCACTTCACCTCAACAATGTCTTCTTTAAGACCATTATTATTCACACCAAACTTTTACAAAGTATTGGTAGACATTGATGGTACAGTAACAGAAGCATTATTAAAAGATGTGCAACAACACCCAGTTACGGATGATATCATGCACCTAGACTTTATTAAATTAATTCCAGGCGCAAAAATTTATGCAGAGATTCCAATCAAAATCGTTGGTAGTTCTCCAGGTGTTAAAGAAGGTGGTAAATTACTAGTAAAAGTTAGAAAATTAAAAGTAAGAGCTACAGCAGAAACATTAAAAGAAGTAATTGAAGTAGATATTTCATCTCTTAAATTAGGTCAATCTACAAAAGTAAAAGATTTACCAGATCAAGGTTTCCAAATCTTAAACTCACCATCAATTCCATTGGCATCTATTGAGATACCAAGAGCATTACGTAGTGCTGCTACTGCTGCTGCAAAAACTGATGGAAAGAAAAAATAATTTCACACAGTTTTAAATCAATAAACATCATCAAGGTTGCCAATTTTGGCAACCTTTTTTATTTGATAATATAAAAAAACACTTAGATAGTTCTATTTTTGCAAAAATTGTCTTGTGAAAAAAATAAAATCAGCATTAATATCTGTGTATTACAAAGATGGATTAGATGAACTAATACATACTTTAGCTAAACAAAACACCATATTTTATTCAACTGGTGGAACTCAAAAATTTATAGAATCATTAGGTTACAATGTAATTCCTGTAGAAAACTATACTGGATTTCCAGAAATTCTTGATGGAAGAGTAAAAACACTACATCCAAAAATATTTGGTGGAATACTTGCTAGAAGAAGTTTTGAAAAAGACATTGCCCAACTTAATGAACACCAAATTTCTGAAATAGATTTAGTTATTGTTGATTTGTATCCTTTTGAAGAAACTGTGAAAAACACAAACGATGAAGCAGAGATTATTAAAAAAATTGATATAGGTGGAATTTCATTAATTAGAGCAGCTGCAAAAAACTACAATGATACGACTATAATTGCACAAAAAAATCAATACAATATTCTTAATCAATTTTTATTAAAAAATGATGGTTCTACTTCTTTAGAATTTAGAAGAGAACTTGCAACGCAAGCATTTGCAGTATCTTCACATTATGACACATTAATATATAAATATTTATCAAATAATAGTATTGACAAATCATTTAAAGTTAGTAGTTTAAATAATGAAGTACTTAGATATGGCGAAAATCCACATCAAAAAGGGTATTTCTATGGTAATCTTCATGAAATTTTTGATATATTAAATGGCAAAACATTATCGTATAATAATTTAGTAGATGTAGATGCTGCAATCAGACTAATATCAGAATTTAACGAACCCACTTTTGCAATTCTTAAACATACAAATGCTTGTGGTGTAGCCTCAAGAAATACTGTGGTAGAAGCATGGAAAGCGGCATTAGCTGGTGACCCAGTTTCAGCATTTGGTGGCGTATTAATATGCAATGAAAGAATTGATTTAGAAACAGCAACAGAAATTGATAAGTTATTTTTTGAAGTACTAATTGCACCATCATTTGATGATGATGCACTAGAAATTTTATGCAAGAAGAAAAATAGAATTATTCTAAAACAAAAATTATTTTCATTTCCAGATATTCAATATAAATCATTGCTGAATGGCACTATTGTTCAAGATTTTGACACAAATATTGTACAAAAACAAGCATTAAATGTTATTACAAAATTAGCACCTAATGATAATGAAATTGAAGATTTATTATTTGCAAATAAAATTGTAAAACATCTAAAATCAAATACCATTGTATTGGCAAAAAACAAGCAATTATTGGGTATGGGTTGCGGACAAACATCAAGAGTTGATGCTTTGCAACAAGCAATACTAAAGGCAAATTGTTTTAATTTCAATTTAGAAGGAAGCGTAATGGCATCTGATGCATTTTTCCCATTTCCAGATTGTGTAGAAATAGCAAATAATGCTGGGATAAAATCAGTGTTACAACCAGGTGGTTCTATTAAAGACCAAGCATCAGTAGAATATTGTGATGCAAACAATATGGCTATGGTAATGACTGGCATGAGACACTTTAAACACTAATATAAAATATATAATAAATACTAAAATTCAATAGTTTTTATTAAAATGTTATAGAAGTTTAATTTGTTTGCTTTTTTTTTTCTTATACGCAATATATTGCTACATTTGTAGATAAAATTTTATTAGAGAAATAATGGGTTTATTTAGTTTTTTAAACAGAGATATTGCGATAGATTTGGGTACAGCCAATACTATTGTTATTTATAAAGATCAGGTAGTTGTAGACGAACCATCAATAGTAGCTATTGATAAGAAAACAGAGCAAATAATTGCAGTTGGAAAGAAGGCACAACTAATGCACGAGAAAACGCATGCAAATATTGAAACAATTAGACCATTGAAAGATGGCGTAATTGCACATTTCATGGCTGCAGAAGCAATGATTCGTGGATTTATTGCTATGATTGAAGATAGAAATAGATTTTTTAGTCCATCATTAACCATTGTAATTTGTATTCCATCTGGTGTTACTGAAGTAGAAAAAAGAGCCGTTTTTGAATCAGCAGAAAAAGCTGGAGCAAGAGAGCGTTATCTAATTCATGAACCAATGGCTGCTGCAATAGGTATAGGCTTAGATGTAGAATTACCAGAAGGACACATGATTATTGATATTGGTGGCGGAACAACAGATATTGCTGTAATTGCATTATCAGGTATTGTTACTGACCAATCTATTAGAGTTGCTGGAGATGATTTCAATATGGATATCATTGAATATATCAAAAGGCAACACAATATACTAATTGGTGAGCGTTCTGCTGAGCAAGTTAAAATACATGTTGGCTCTGCACTTCAAGATTTGGAAAATCCACCTGAAGATTATGCAGTACATGGTAGAGACTTACTAACAGGAATTCCAAAACAAATAACTGTATCCTATTCTGAAATTGCTGGAGCTTTAGACAAATCTATTTCAAAAATAGAAGAAGCTATTATGAAAGCATTGGAAGGTACGCCACCTGAGTTAGCATCAGATATCTATAGAAAAGGATTGTACCTTACTGGTGGTGGTGCATTATTAAGAGGTTTAGATAAGCGTATTACATTAAAAACTAAGTTGCCAGTAAAAGTTGCTGATGATCCACTTAGAGCTGTGGCTAGAGGAACAGGTATTGCTTTAAAAAACAGACATCGTTATACTTTCTTAATGAGCTAAGCTAATATGCGAAGCATAATATTTCTTATTTCTCGATTCCATACACTGTTAATATTTTTAGCATTAGAAATATTTTCACTGGTAATTGTAGTTAGGTCTAACCATTACCAAGAAATAAAATATGTGAATACATCAAATTCAATTGCAGGATTTGTACTCAACATTACCAGCAATGTAACAAATTTTATATATGCTACTAAAAACAATAAGAAATTGATGGAAGAAAATGTAAAATTAAAAAATCAGTTAAAATATCAATATACTTATGATTCATCTGACAGTAGTTTACCTAAACAGTCAGAAACATATTTCTTTCAATACATTCCAGCTAAGGTTATTAATAATTCTATTGACAATAGCGTAAATTATATAACTTTAAACAAAGGAAAAAAAGATGGCATAAAGAATGGTTATGGTGTAATTAGTAGTAATGGTGTGGTTGGCTTTGTTACCAATGTAACTGATAACTATGCATTAGTTTTATCTGTAATCAGCACAAAGACAAGAATTGGTGTAAGACATCAGAAAACAAATGCTATTGGTAGTTTATTTTGGGATGGTGGCAATCCATTCACATTAAATGTAGACAACTTCAGTAAAACATTGCCTATAAAAAAAGGTGACACTATTGTAACAGCAGGATTTTCTTCTATATTTCCTCCAAATTTGCCAGTTGCCATTGTAAAAAGTGTAGAACCAAATCCAGTTTCTAGCTTTTACATTTGTGATGTAAAACTGACCAATTCAATATCTACACTTACAGATGTATATATTGTAATTAACAAAGAAAAAGATGAATTAGACTTATTAAACAGTGTAAACATAAATGAATAATTCATACATATATACAAATATAATAAGAATAATTTTACTATTATTTATACAAATATTTATATTAGATATTATTCCATTTGGCTATTTCTATATTATGATTTACCCATGTGCAATTTTGTTGCTACCAGTTGCAATGAATAGAACGCTGGTGGTAATTATTGCATTTATATGTGGACTGATATTAGATTTATTTAGCAATGGACATGGTTTACATACTGCTAGTTTAACATTACTAGGTTATCTCCGATTTTTCATCTTAAAATATTTTCAACCTAAATCTGGTTGGGATAAATTAGATGTACCAAACCTATACCAACAAGGAATCAATTGGTTTATCAATTATGTACTTTTAAGTATTTTTGTTCATCATACTTATTATTTCTTTTTAGAATCTTTTTCCGCATACAGTATTTTTAGTACTTTAAAAAGATTAGTTTTGAGCATTATTCTCTCAACAATTAGTATCATTCTAATAAATTTATTCTTCTTAAAAGAAAACAAACATTAAAATTGGTAAAAGGAAATGACAGCGAAATTCTACTAAAAGCAATTTATATTATTGCTATTATTTTTATTTTGAGGTTATTTTACTTACAAGTTCTCAATCCACAATACAAAAGCATTGCAGATGAAAATGTGATAAAGAAAGTTACAATTCATCCATCTCGTGGTTTAATTGTAGATAGAAAAGGAAAAGTAATTGTATACAATGATGCTGTGTATGACATCATGATACAATTGAATATTACAGAAAATCTAGACACATTTGACTTAGCAAATCTTTTAGAAGCTGATATAAAATATATAAGAACAAAGCTCGAAGAAATAAAATACACATCGCCAAACAAACCAGCACCATTATTTAAGTCTATTGACCAAGTTCTATTTTCAAAATTTCAAGAACATTTATATAAATTTCCAAGTTTAAGCATAGAAACCAGAACTGTTCGAAGATATCCATACCAATCTGGTGCAGCAGTTTTGGGTTATCTAAGTGAGGTTAATCAGAATGATATCATTTCATCTGATGGAGATTATGAAATGGGAGATTATTTTGGCAAAACAGGAATAGAGAGCTATTATGACAAATATCTAAGAGGTGTAAAGGTTATACGTACATCATGGTGGATGTAAAAAATGCCTATAAAGGAAAATATAAAGATGGCAAGAACGATAAAACACCGAAAGCTGGTTGGGATTTATTTACTGGAATTGATGTTGAATTACAAGCCTATGGCGAAAAGTTGATGGAAGGGAAAGTTGGGTCAATCATTGCAGTAGAACCATCAACAGGACAAATTTTAGCATATGTAAGTAGTCCAACATTTGACCCAAATATATTAACAGGAAGATATAGAAGACAAAATTTCAATGCATTATTTAATGATGAATACAAACCATTGCTAAACAGACCAATTTATGCAATGTATCCACCAGGCTCTACATTTAAAGCATCTACAGCACTTGTAATGTTGCAAGAACAAACACATCCATGGGATTGGCATTGGTACTGTCCTGGTGGTTATAGAGTTGGAAGCCACTTTTTAAAATGCCACGGTTCACATGCAATACCTGATGTGCAAACAGCATTACAACATTCGTGTAACTCCTATTTCTGTAAAATATATAATGACTTTATTATGGATTCTACTTTTAGTTCTCCAGAAATTGGGTACAAAAAGTGGTGGGCATATATGAATAATCTTGGTTTTGGCAAGAAACTTGGCATAGACTTATATGGTGAAAAGAAAGGCAATCTGCCAACGAATGAATATTACAACAAAGTATTTGGAAAGAACAAATGGAGAGCAGCTAGTAATATTTCTAATGCCATAGGACAAGGAGAAATACTTGCCACACCATTACAAATTGTAAATGCAATGGCAACTATAGCAAACAAAGGCTATTACATTCAACCACATGTGGTTAATTTTTTAATTCAAAATGATATAAAACGTTCTTATAAGAAGCAAAAAATAATTGTAGGCATCGACCCTAAATATTTCCCATTTGTAATTGATGGTTTGGAAAAAGTGGTATTGCAAGGTACTGCAAGAGTAGCAAAAATAGAAGGCATATCAGTTTGTGGTAAAACAGGAACAGCTGAAAATCCACATGGAAAAGACCACTCAATTTTTTCTGGATTTGCTCCTAAAGAAAATCCTAAAATTGCAATTGCTGTATTTGTAGAAAACGCTGGCTTTGGCGCAACTTATGCCGCACCAATTGCATCATTAATGATGGAAAAATATATTAATGATAGTATAGCTAAAAAAAGAATTCCATTAGAACAAAAAATGTTTAAGGCTACACTTATAAAAAGAAAAGTAATAACCGATACTGTAAGAACACCACTGCAAATGAAACAAGATTCTATACTTAGAGTGAAACAAAAAAACGACTCAATCCAAAAAGTGAAAGCAAAACAAGATTCAATCAAAAATAAGAACATCAAAAAAGATACTATACAATAATAAATGAATCAATATAAAAAACCATATGGTTCCTTTGATACAACATTAGTAATATGCTACTTAATTTTAGTAGGCATAGGAATATTGAGCATATTTGCTACAGAATTTAATGGAATATTGCAAAGCAACACATTTAGTTTTAAATATAGTTACACCAAACAATTACTTTGGGCAGGCGTTTCTTTATTAATGTTATTCAGCATTTTAGGATTTGATAGAAGAGCAATTCAATTTTTCTCCTACCCTATTTATATTTTAATTATGTTGCTCTTGCTTTCCGTATTATTTATTGGAGAAAGTACCAAAGGTGACCAAAACTGGATAAACTTAGGATTTTTCAAATTACAACCATCAGAGTTTGCCAAATTTGCAACAGCAATGGCATTAGCTGCGT carries:
- a CDS encoding sulfotransferase; translation: MAKKEKEYEVKDHQLSITYIHVWLKLLWQNKISKNKYPMVFRITLFVILTQPFQWIQKILFHYKISKTDIHTVSPLFILGHWRSGTTHLHYILARDKQFAYLSNYQSFLLNVSLIGRTWLKVLLSPLMPNKRPQDNMKLTVDSPAEEEQPLSNHTTKAGIHIFFFPKNISYHEKYHLFKNIRPREKRKWKNDYTFLLKTIAYINDSKPLLLKNPHNTGRVNELLELFPNGKFVFIHRNPYETYQSMQHHYKKVLSTQFLQDFSQEEIHE
- the purH gene encoding bifunctional phosphoribosylaminoimidazolecarboxamide formyltransferase/IMP cyclohydrolase; amino-acid sequence: MKKIKSALISVYYKDGLDELIHTLAKQNTIFYSTGGTQKFIESLGYNVIPVENYTGFPEILDGRVKTLHPKIFGGILARRSFEKDIAQLNEHQISEIDLVIVDLYPFEETVKNTNDEAEIIKKIDIGGISLIRAAAKNYNDTTIIAQKNQYNILNQFLLKNDGSTSLEFRRELATQAFAVSSHYDTLIYKYLSNNSIDKSFKVSSLNNEVLRYGENPHQKGYFYGNLHEIFDILNGKTLSYNNLVDVDAAIRLISEFNEPTFAILKHTNACGVASRNTVVEAWKAALAGDPVSAFGGVLICNERIDLETATEIDKLFFEVLIAPSFDDDALEILCKKKNRIILKQKLFSFPDIQYKSLLNGTIVQDFDTNIVQKQALNVITKLAPNDNEIEDLLFANKIVKHLKSNTIVLAKNKQLLGMGCGQTSRVDALQQAILKANCFNFNLEGSVMASDAFFPFPDCVEIANNAGIKSVLQPGGSIKDQASVEYCDANNMAMVMTGMRHFKH
- the mreC gene encoding rod shape-determining protein MreC, which gives rise to MRSIIFLISRFHTLLIFLALEIFSLVIVVRSNHYQEIKYVNTSNSIAGFVLNITSNVTNFIYATKNNKKLMEENVKLKNQLKYQYTYDSSDSSLPKQSETYFFQYIPAKVINNSIDNSVNYITLNKGKKDGIKNGYGVISSNGVVGFVTNVTDNYALVLSVISTKTRIGVRHQKTNAIGSLFWDGGNPFTLNVDNFSKTLPIKKGDTIVTAGFSSIFPPNLPVAIVKSVEPNPVSSFYICDVKLTNSISTLTDVYIVINKEKDELDLLNSVNINE
- a CDS encoding 50S ribosomal protein L25, giving the protein MQSITISGKARTQVGKKATKADRNDGNVPCVMYAGNEVVHFTSTMSSLRPLLFTPNFYKVLVDIDGTVTEALLKDVQQHPVTDDIMHLDFIKLIPGAKIYAEIPIKIVGSSPGVKEGGKLLVKVRKLKVRATAETLKEVIEVDISSLKLGQSTKVKDLPDQGFQILNSPSIPLASIEIPRALRSAATAAAKTDGKKK
- a CDS encoding rod shape-determining protein, yielding MGLFSFLNRDIAIDLGTANTIVIYKDQVVVDEPSIVAIDKKTEQIIAVGKKAQLMHEKTHANIETIRPLKDGVIAHFMAAEAMIRGFIAMIEDRNRFFSPSLTIVICIPSGVTEVEKRAVFESAEKAGARERYLIHEPMAAAIGIGLDVELPEGHMIIDIGGGTTDIAVIALSGIVTDQSIRVAGDDFNMDIIEYIKRQHNILIGERSAEQVKIHVGSALQDLENPPEDYAVHGRDLLTGIPKQITVSYSEIAGALDKSISKIEEAIMKALEGTPPELASDIYRKGLYLTGGGALLRGLDKRITLKTKLPVKVADDPLRAVARGTGIALKNRHRYTFLMS